In the Elizabethkingia bruuniana genome, ATTATATGAATGATAAAAAAATCCCTGACCATGGAGTTGAAAAAGCAACAGGATATTCAAGACAACAAACTACACCGATACTTAAATCTTACTATAAATCAAATAATATAATAAAAACAGATGCACAAATTAAAAGTATATTCAACAACTAGCCTTTTTTTATTAATGTTTTCGTGTATAAAAAAAGAAAATACAGAAAAAAACAAATCAATTTATAAATATGACAGTAAAAACATATCAGAGTATATTATTTTAAAAAATGACTCAATAGGTTATCCTAATTTTGGCATCAATGAATTTAAAATAATTGGAGATTCATTAAAAGTAATTTCGAATAATGAAGTGAAAGTATATTCAAAAATATTATCAAACACTGAAGCTCATAAAAAGTCTACATTTGACAGTTTAGTTATCTCATATAATAATAATTCACAAGAGGGCAACGGAGTACATGACTTCGATATAAAGATTAATAAAAACGGAAATTCAATTTATTATGATGCTAATAAGAAAAAAACATACAAAATTAATTTAGATAATACATTAATTAATTGGATAAATCAAAGTGTTAAAAATGAAGATAAGTCTCCTAACAAAATAAGTTTTTCAAAAAATGAAGCTCCCTTAGTCAGTTATGCAATTATAGTTTATAAAAACAAGAAAAAACACTTTATTTATGGAGAAGATATAAATAGGGATTCAAACATTAAACTATTATTGACAATTGTTTATTATTCCTTATCTCAAAAAGAAAAGACACTAATTAATAAAAAAGAAATTTTTGAATCACTTGAGTTACTAAATAATTATGCAAAAAAATCTAAAAATGGAGTTACCAGAATACCCCCACCTCCAATTAAAAAATGAAACTTTACTATATAGCCAACAATGAAGCGGATTTGTATTCTGCTGTGACAAATGAGTAGAAAAGGTTGCCTCGCTAGCGCGAGCCTCCGGCTCGTGACCAATAAAATACCCGATTCAAAAGCTGATCAACAAGCAATAACTAATGGATATAATTATAATCGAGTAAAATGGAAAAAATAAATACTAGAATATTAGCAATAATATCATTTTCAATTTTTTTAATCAATATTTTAAAATATTATTTTATAAATATTTTACATCTACTATATCCTTATAGTTCAGAAAATCGATTATTTAGTTATTTAATGTTACCCATTATTGTATTAGGATTAATCTTTTCTATAATTGCCATATTTATAGGAATAAAATCTATAAGAAAAAATTTATTAAACATAATTCTATCAATTCCTCTAATTTTATTTTTTATTTATTTTTTCTTCTAAAATCAAATATTACACCTCAAAAATGTGAATTCCCCCTCTATCGCGAGCTTCTAGCTCGTGTCCTAAATGACAAATAACAATAAACAAAGCTAACTTTCATGAAAGTTAGCTTTGCTGTTTAATCTAATTCTTTAATTTTATAATAGGAGCAGAAAATATAAATTTCATGAAAAAGAGGGCGCTTATTTTATAAGTTTTGCAACGGTATTCTGGATTGATGTTTTTACCAGAATAGAATATTTGATATTGTAATGCATAGATTATTGTAGAAAGAATATGGACCCTTGGAGGTGGAAGTATAGTAGTGCTAGAAATTATTGTGATTACTATCAGGAGATATTTGAAATAGATGTAAATTTATAATTAGCACGAGCAAGATGCTCGCACCAGCGAGGGATAAAAGTGACTGTTCAAGGAAAATAAGGAAGGTAATGAAAAATTTCAAATATTATTTTATACCAAGTGCTGTAAGCATAATACTCTTTGTAATTATTATAAAACCAGGCTTTTTTAATATTATTCCGTACTTTATACATCAAAGCATTGGATTACAAGATCTTATTAGTGAGCAAGTCTTTATATATTTATTTGATATCATAATTTGTATACTCGTTTGGATAATAGTTTTTAAGCAATATAAAAACTATTCTAAATAGACATACTAGTTAGCGCATTCTATTGCAGAACCGGCAGCACGGATTACAAATCCGCCACATCGGGGAATATAAAAATTCTACTCAATTAAAATATAATGAAAAAAGTAATCATCGTAATTGCCACAATATCTTTGGGTATATTGTTCTTTTACTTTCTGTGCATCTATGGGTGGTCTGGATTCGGATTCTATAAAACAACACCCAAGGAGTATATTAATAAAACAAATGTAAATAAAGCCCCGATAGCGCGGATTTGTAATCCGTGCTTTTTTCATTATAATTACATGAAATTAAAAACACAAAATGTCAACAAAGTATAAAGCAACGGAAATAACACAAACATACTTTATAACAATGACAACTGTTGGCTGGATAGATATCTTTACAAGGCTTAATCAAAAGTATATTATTATTAATGCTTTAAAATATTGTCAGGAAAACAAAGGCCTTACTATTTTTGCGTATTGTCTAATGCATAGCCATCTACATTTATTATGCAGAGCTGATGCTAATATTTCATTAGCAGAGATAATGAGAGATTTCAAAAAGTACACTTCAAAAAAAATCATTCATACAATTATAGAAGAACCAGAGAGTAGAAGAGAGTGGTTATTGAATTATTTCAAAAAAAACTGTGAACATCTGTCTAGAAAGCAAGGATACAAAGTATGGCAAGATGGTTATCATGCAGAAGAGGTTTTTTCAAATAAATGGATAAAAGAAAAGATTAATTATATACATCAAAATCCTGTAAAAGAAAGAATAGTAACTGAATCTGAGAATTATTATTTTAGTTCAGCCAGAAATTATTCAGATTTAGATAGCGCATTGGATATTGAAATTATCTTTATAGGATAGAATAAAGTCACGGATTACAAATCCGCGACATCGGGTGAATTAATTTTTCAGGTTGATTTCAAAACGCATGGTAAAAATTGGCTATCTGGACATGGACATAATATGTCAATACCTGGAGATGCTAATAGTGGTCACGTGATATTAGAAAACCACATACCCCACACACTTGTTCCGACTGATTACAAAGTAATCCCACCTAATACTAGATATTCACAACCCTTAGCAAAATAGAAATATTATGATAGAGCAAATAAAAAAAAACTATGAATTATTTTCAGATGCTGTTATTCAAGAATTTAATTATTCCAATAAAATTGGTGCAAATTCTTGTGAAATACATATAAATCTATATAATTGGACAACAGATAGTAGAGAAAATATTATTTTAGTATTTAAGAAAATATCTTTGATTAGATTTTATAATAATTCTCAAATAAACAGTACAGTAATTTCTAGTGCTTTAATAAAAAAAGAAAATGGAGTAATTACTTTTGATTTCTTTCCAAAATATTATAATGATTTACATATTGAAGAAAATGAAAATTCAAAATTTATAATAAAATGTAAAGAAGTGGAACTTATAAAAAGTTAAAGTTACAAAAATACTTATCAAGCTGCCTTTTCAGGCAGCTTGTTTTATTAAACATAGTATATTTATACGAACGAGATACTCCTATAGCTTTCCTGAAAGAAAAATAATCAAAATACGATCAATTTCCCGAATTAAAATCAGCGTCTTTTTTCCAAAAAAGTTATCCACAAAATATAGAACGACATATCTTGTCGCTCTACTATTTTATCTTTGGTTCATAAAATTAATGACTCCGAAACCTGCTTGATTTCAGTGATCATGGAGGTTGAGAGTGACCATAAAACAAACATAACCCCATGAAAAAAGATTTCTATCTTACCCGCTATGCTCTTATTATTAAGAGATTAGAAAGCTCTCCTGCAACTTATGCACAACTGGAAGAGTATCTGTTGGGCTCCTTCGAATTTCAGGATGCCAAGATCACCGGTTACTCTATCCGGACCCTGCAAAGGGATATTAAAGAAATCGCCAGCCTTTTCAACCTTAATATCCACAACAAAAAGAAAGGCGACAACCGTTATTACATCGAGAGTCGACCGGTAATGGAAATCGACGAGTACAACCAAAAGCTTCTGGAATCTTTTCAGATCAGCAATGCCCTGAACCTGCATCCGGATTTCTCTTCTTTTGTATTCTTCGAAACCCGCAAACCTACCGGACTTGAGCATTTCTACGATCTGTTTTTTGCCATTCGTAATAAAAGAGTGGTCACATTCGAGCATTTCAGCTATCAGACCCGACTGATGACTTCCCGCAAAGTACAGCCTTTAGCCTTGAAAGAATCTAAAAACAGATGGTACCTGATTGCCGTAGATACAAAAGATAAAGCCTTGAAATCTTT is a window encoding:
- a CDS encoding helix-turn-helix transcriptional regulator, which gives rise to MKKDFYLTRYALIIKRLESSPATYAQLEEYLLGSFEFQDAKITGYSIRTLQRDIKEIASLFNLNIHNKKKGDNRYYIESRPVMEIDEYNQKLLESFQISNALNLHPDFSSFVFFETRKPTGLEHFYDLFFAIRNKRVVTFEHFSYQTRLMTSRKVQPLALKESKNRWYLIAVDTKDKALKSFGLDRINYLEVSNGKFREKYNLNFKEHFQNAFGVMNLAEQKPERIVLKCSRHQGEYIRSFPLHTSQKSFRETPQHIWFEFFLHPTYDFMQEVLSFGQEAVILEPACLSEQVTAHLKNALKNYE
- a CDS encoding REP-associated tyrosine transposase, encoding MSTKYKATEITQTYFITMTTVGWIDIFTRLNQKYIIINALKYCQENKGLTIFAYCLMHSHLHLLCRADANISLAEIMRDFKKYTSKKIIHTIIEEPESRREWLLNYFKKNCEHLSRKQGYKVWQDGYHAEEVFSNKWIKEKINYIHQNPVKERIVTESENYYFSSARNYSDLDSALDIEIIFIG